The DNA segment AAATAGAAGACTCAACCGTGCTGTCGTTGCTAAAACCGACCTGAGTTACATCGGCAGTTACGAAACTTCCGTCAATGTGAGCGTCACTTGTGTTCTCGTCACCGGTTTGGTTGATATTAGCTGTGTTGGCATTGCCGTGCTGATATACCGAACTTGAGTTGTCATTACCTGTTTGGTTAACATTCGCAACGTTAAGTGAACCGGGAGCCGGTAGTGAACCGAATTGGTAACCCTGATCAACGTTAGAATAGTTGTCATCACCTATCTGATTAACGAAAGCATCATTAAAATCACCAACTTGGTATGCATAACTATCGTTTCCGTTACCTTCCTGATAAATAACCTGCTCTTTCTCATCACCGCTTTGTGAGCCGTATGAGTAGTTGTTATCACCGACCTGATCAAGATCGGAAATGTTAAGATCTCCGTTTTGATAAAGTTCGCCATAGTTAGAATCACCTGTTTGATCTGCCGTTGAAACGTTATCAATACCGTTTTGGTTCAAATAAAACTGGTTATTGTTTGCTAAAGCAGTGCTTGAAATTAAAGCCGCAGTAGTAGCCGCTAAAAGTAGTTTTTTTGACATAATAAAATTACCTTATTTTAATTATAATTAGTTAATGAATATTAATATTCGGATACATAAAAATCAGAAAAAAAATTAACAGACAAGAGAAAAAATTAAGTTTTATTAACGGGAAAAAATATGCATATAAAACAGGCGTTTGTTGTTTTGAATTTACGGATAATTTATTCTTTTGTGTAATTTATAATATACATAGTTTATTTTTTTAAATAAAATTATTAACTAATTATTTTTAATATATTAGTACGTTTTTGACAATTTAAAGAATGACTAAATTTTTTAACGTTTATTTGCCGTTGTTTACTAGAATGATAGTTTCCTAACTTTTTTTAAAGTGGGTTCCACTATAATTTGTTTTACCAAACAAATTCGTGGAATGACATATATACCTAAGGTAAATTAAAAGTTACTATGTTTGTCAAATCTTCAATTTTTAACTGAAAGTAATCAATTTATTACTTGAAGGTGATGGAAAAATGCTCTAAAATGCAACAAAATTGTTGTATTTGGGGTATATGATTAAATTATGAAGTATGCGAATATAAAAACAAATGAATTACCGCCTATAAAACCGCTTTTGGATAAAGAGGAGTTTGATAGCCTTGCAATGTTGGAACGGAATAACAATGAAATAGTTTATTCGGTGGAAGTAAGTAGCATCGGACTTGGCGTTTATGACGTTCCGACTGCGGCAAGCACTGCCGGAGGAGCAAATGCGTATGCAGGACTTGTATTGTCATTCATATTATGGCTTGTCCTGTTTTTAAAGTTGTTGAAAAAACGCTTCTAAAATAATCATCTGTTTTGGCGGTAACCGATTTGTTTTTGAAAAAGAGTTCGTGGGAAGTAACAAAATAATAGGGTTTATATCATTGAGATTAATTTGTAGTTTATCATTATTTTTAATAATATCGGTACTATTTAATACTGCATATGCCGCAGATACGGAAAAAGTCACCCGATGTGTTAGTACGTTTAGCACTATAACGGAATCTGTTAATAAATTCTTTATCGTATGTATATCAATATGGGCTGCATTATACATAGGTCAACGTGTAAAGGACAAATATAAGGATATGTCCGGCATATCGGTAATAATGAAATTTTTCTTTTACGTTATATGCTACGGCGTATTCATGGTTACGGTTTTTGCCACAAACCTTATCACATATACTATTTTTGAAGATTATATGGAATATGCCGTTTATGTTTCGGTGTTTGCCATATCCTTCTTGCTAATGAATTATACTGAAGAATATAATAAGAAACTCGTAAAAAATATGGAAGGTGTTGCTCTTTTCAGGTTTTTTATCAAGGTTATAGCGATGTCGGTAGCGGCAAGCTTTATTTCTTCGTATATATATTGGATACAGGTTCTTGCCGAACTTTTTCGGATAATATTAATGCACCTTGATTCTACGCTGCTCGAATGCCTGTAGTTATTAAAATATTTTAGTTAGCAATATAATTAGCTTGTAAAAATTCTGTTTTTTTGTATAAGGAGCTTTCAAAAAAGGGAGTTTTTTTATGTTCGCCGAGTTCTTAAATCAAGAAAAATTGATAGAATATATCACACTATACGGTGTTAAGTTCTTATTAGCAATCGTAATACTTGTTGTAGGTTTAATGGTAATTAAGTATGTTACCAAGGCAACCGTAGCCGTTATGAAGAAAGTAAAAATGGATGATGTTTTGGTATCTTTCTTCAGTAAGATAGTCAAAGCATTATTGATGGCTTTTGTTATAATAGCATCGGTCGGGCAGTTGGGAGTGGATACTACTTCCCTTGCGGCAATGATAGCTGCTGCCGGTTTGGCGATAGGTCTTGCATTGCAAGGTTCGTTATCGAATTTTGCCGCAGGTGTTATGATAATCGCTACAAGACCGTTCAAGATAGGTGATTATGTAGAGGTTTCAGGTGTAGGAGGGGCGATAACCGATCTTAGTATTTATAATACTATTTTGGTTACGCCGGATAATAAGGTAATTACAATTCCAAATAGTAAAATAACTTCGGAGAATATAATTAATTTTTCGGCTAGGGATACCAGAAGGGTTGATATGGTATTCGGTATCAGTTATTCGGACGATATTAAAAAAGCCAAAAAAGTAATAAATAAGGTTATAAAAGATGACTCAAGGATACTTGCCGAGCCAGAACCTTTAGTTGCCGTATCGGCATTAGCAGATAGCAGTGTCAATTTCAATGTTCGCCCTTGGGTGAAAAAAGAGGACTACTGGAACGTATACTTCGATATGCACGAAAACATCAAAATAGCATTCGATAAAGAAGGAATAACAATACCTTTCCCTCAAAGAGAACTGCATGTTCATAACCTTAAAAAATAAATCCTGAAAATATTTATTTTTATGCTATACTGCATTTGAACTAATATGGAGGTTTTTTATGATAACAAGGATGTTAAAAATATCCGTAGCGGTTTTTTCCTTATTTGGTTTGACAGCCTGTCCTGTGGCTTTGCTTGACGTAAGACCGAGAGGTGATGAGATCGTTTACGGTTCTTACACCGAGGCATATGACGAGGCATATGAGGAATGTACGCAAAACCAGCGGTTTGCCGATAAAACTCTGGCAGAGTGTCTTAAAGTGTTGGATTTTCAGGAAAATGTCAATTATAGAAGCATGGACGATTTCTCGGATCAGGACGGTGTTGATGAGTAATGAACACTCCCTTTAAAAATTCCATAATAATGCTTTTTTAAAATAATATTCTCTGTTACTGTCTTTTTATAAAACAATAAGTCGAAAAATTTTTTCAGCGTTTTTTTATGAAAAAGTCAGGACTATCAGCTTTTATCATGCTCTTATTTGCATCAAACCGCAATGCCTGTTCGGCATTTATATCCGAATGGGCTAATTTTGCCAATGATTACGGACGTGAACTACCGGATATTCAATATATAAAAAAGCAGTCATACTCTCCAAAGGCGGAGCGTTCTTTAGATGAGCTAAAGTGTTCGGTCGATTATGCACAGCAAAAGCTGGAAGATTTTTCGCATGGTTTTGTTATAAGCCGTAAAAATAACGGCAATATGGGGGAGTCGGGAGAGGTAACTTTTGTAAAGTTAAGGGGGACAAGTTCTCAAATATATTATAACGGGCAATATATGGAAGAGGGCTATATGCCAAGCTCCATTACGGGAAAATTCAACGGTCTGGAAAAAATGGGACGTGAAAAAAAATTCGCTTCACCTTTTGTGGTCTCAAACGGTGCAAAATCTTTTGACAGGACGTTAGAAAAAATATTAAAAAATCCGGGGCAGGATATTCATGATTCTGCCAGATTGTCTGTATTTACAAGAAAACCTGAGGAACTTTATGAATTTTGCAGCTATATATTTGAGCATCACAGCCGTAATAAAGAAAATTCAATATTTGGAATTGACGAGGAAAGCCCTGTTATAGTTAAGGAGTGGAGCCGGAAAAACAGCGGGTTTTTCAGTGCAAAGCTTAACGTGCCTATTAATACGGAAAACGGTAAAATATATTCCGAGATAATGTTCGTACCCGAGCATAAAAAAAGCCGCATGGCAACGGACTTGCTTTCTCATACCGCTTATGAGGTGGCACGTAAAGATAATAGCGGTTTTTATAATAAGGACGCTTTACGAAAATGGAATGTTGTGGTGAGGGAAGTTCAAAATAACCGTCTGACCGACCTTGACGGGATAATCGGTGATGAGGTGCGTGCAAAAAACGGTATTGGAGCAGTTACTGCTCGTGATTTTGATATATATAAACTGAAATCATTGTTTAACAGCTACGGCAAATATTATGACAGCCCCATAGAACGCAGAAAAACAGAGATGTCCATGATACAAAAAGAGCTAAACAAAAAGGCAATGGAAGATATTTGCCGTGATGAAAACTGGAACCCCGAACGAATAGAAAGAATGTCCGAAAACTATTCGCTTCCCAAGCATATGGTAAGATTCGCACAGGTAAACAAATATCAAGGGTGCGAGATAAGTTACCCGATGATGGGGCGTTGAGTGTTAAAAACCCCGTCTCGCAGGGGGAACTTAAAGAATTATGCAGAGGTCTTTTGTTGGAGTTTTTGAAAGAGCAGAATCATACTTTGCTTTTAATGATGAGGAAAAAATTAGCGTATATTAAGAACTAATAAACTGCAACCGGCTCTCTTTGTTCTGCAAAAGATGGATAATCTTCTAAAATTACACTAATAATATTATCCCATGTATATAAATTTATTCGTTCTTTGTATAAATACTGCTGGCGTTTAAAAGAAGGCAAAGTCAGTGAAGGGTTATTTGAACTCCTTCCTATTATTATGCCTCCCATTTCCGGATGCACATTTGAAGCACCTATTAAATCTCTAAAAGTGCCGTCAACATTACTTACATCATGGATATAATCTAGTAACTGGGTTTCCGCTTCTATTAAGTGTTCCGTAGGTAAAGGTCTACCGTTTTTAACTTTATCAAAAATTGAATTCTTGGGACTTTTGCATTCATAAAGAATTACTTTTTTACGAGGGAGGGAATGTGTTTCTGGGTTTGATAAGGTATGTGGCGTTCCACATATAATAATATCTGCTCTTGTTCCTATACCGGAGGTGCAATATTCTGTATAAGCATATTCTAATCTTATATTATGCTTCTTAGCCAATACTTGGCTAAATGGCACAAGCTTATCACGGCACGGATTTTCTCCTTCGTTCTCAATTGCACTTTTGAGTGCATCAAACGATTCTTTAGTAGGATAAAATTCACTGAATGAATTCATTATGCAGCTACTACATGTTTTGGTTGGTGAGTTTCATCCGGCTGTACAAGTTTACCGGTATTTAAATCCCTAAACATAAATTGGTTGCCAAGGAAATCTGACCTGTCAACCCTTTAGCGAACAGCCTTTTTAATAATCCTTGCATCCTCTTCAAACTCAGCAGGAGAGCTGTATCCGATGGTTGAGTGAGCTCTGATTCTATTGTAAAACCCCTCGATATATTCAAAAATAGCAGCCTTTGCCTGTTTTTGATTGGCAAAATTATTCATTTGTGGTATCTCCCGTTTTAAGGTGCTGAAGAAGCTCTCGGATGTCGCATTATCCCAACAATCACCTTTGCGACTCATGCTTTGAATAATTTTATGGTCTTGCAGAATAGCTCGGTGTGATTTGGCACAATATTGACTGCCCCTATCGCTATGCCAGATTAGACCTTTGCCGGGTTTTCTGCTCCAAATAGCCATTGTCAGTGCGTCATTCACCAAAGAGCTCTTCAGGCTTGTATTCATTGACCATCCGACTATTTTGCGTGAATATAAATCCATCACCGTAGCCAGATAAAGAAAGCCATTTTTAGTTGGGATATAGGTGATATCGCCTGCCCAAACACGATTTGCTGCGTCCGCATAAAACTGGCGTTGTAGCAAATTGGGTGCAATATATCGCGTGTGATTAGAGTCGGTTGTAACCTTGAATTTATGCTTTATTTTGCATTGTAAACCAGATAGTTGCATCAGTCGGGCGATGCGTTTGCGACTGATTTTAATGCCACGCTGTTGCAACCTGCTTTGAATACTTCTTGTGCCATAATTTTCACGACCTTCGACAAATATGGCTTTGATTTTCTGTGTTAAAAGTGCGTTGTAATAGGCCCGTTTTGACAACGGATTCTTGCACCAAGCATAATATCGGCTGCGTGCAACATGCAGGATTTTACACATTTCCGATACTGGAAAGACTCCTTGAAATTCCTTTATCCATGCGTACTTTACTGAATTTCCTTGGCAAAATACGCTGCCGCCTTTTTTAAGATGTCACGTTCCAACTCAGCCTGTGCCAATGCTTTTTTCAGACGTTTATTTTCTGCGACAATATTGTCATTAACAGGATTCTTAATGGATTCGTCCGTCACAGAACTGAGCCAATTATAAAGCGTATTAACGTTGATTCCAAGCTCTCTGGCAACCTCAGATGCAGAATGATTAGCCTCACGAACCAGCGAAATTGCCTGATTCTTAAATTCAGGCGAATAAAAACTCCTTTTCTTTGTCATAATAATATTCCTTTAGGTTGAAATCCTTCTATAGGATTTGTCCGCTAAAGTATAGCCACTTCAGTTTATCGATGGCAGTGAAATATAACCCAGTAGGCTAGGCTTAGATACCTACTCGGAGGTATCTCTTAACTTTCGTAAGGTATCTTCTATCTTTTCTATAGTTATGGGCTTAGGGAGAAAATCTGTCATACCTGCATTCAAGCATATTTCTTTATCACCAACAAGTGCATTAGCAGTTAGTGCTATTATTGGAGGACACAAATATTGATTGTCACGGTAATGCTCTAGAATTAATTTTGTAGCCTGATATCCGTCCATAATTGGCATTTGACAATCCATAAGTATTAAATCAAAACGTTTAACTTTAACGACATCAACGGCCTCCTTGCCATTATTAGCTATAGTTACAACGCAACCGCAGTCTTCAAGCATTTGTTTTGCAACCATTTGATTTACACGATTGTCTTCAACCAAGAGAACCTGGTTGCTATCGTTCTCATTAGTAATATCAGTATTTCCTTTAACATCATCCTCATCAATAATAGATAAATCATCGTTTAGAGGCTTTATATCATAAAAAAAGTGTTCAGTTTTTATACCATCCAGTAAACCATCTTTATGCAAACTATATAGTTTTTGTAAAATAGATATAAGACTATCACCATGAACTGGCTTAGAAAGAAAAGCATTAAACCCAGCTTTCTCAAATCTTGATATATCACAATTTACTACCGATGACAAAGCTATTAAGAGTATATCCTTACCAACTTTTTCACGAATAATCTTCGCAAATTCTATACCGTCTATTTCAGGCATTAAATAATCAATTATAGCAATATCAAAACTATTACCACATGCGCAATTTTCCATAATAACATCTAACGCACGCTTTGGAAATTGAGAGCTTTCTAAAGAAATATTAGGGATAGTATTAAGATGCTCTTGTATAATTACACAGTTTAATTCTACATCATCGACTATAAGAATTTTTATTCCATCAAGAACATCATTATCACCGAGCTTAAGTAAGGTTTCTACCGGAGTAATTTCTTTACTTTTTTTCAGCTGTATCGTGAAAGAGAATGTAGACCCTTTGTTTTTGTCACTATCAACAACTAATTCACCTCCCATTAATTTTACAAGGTTATACGCAATCGCCAAGCCTAAGCCAGTTCCTCCATATATTCTAGTTGTAGACGCATCAGCCTGAATAAATTTATCAAATATTGTTTTTTGTTGATCTTTAGCTATTCCAACACCTGTATCTTTAACCTCAAAGCTAATGTGTGCATAATTATCATTATTATCTGTAATTATTCTAATTATAAGTGACACATATCCTTTGTCAGTAAATTTTATGGCATTGCCAACAAGATTGAAAAGTATTTGTCTTATATGTTTAGAATCACCTTCAAAATGAGAAGGTGATTTAGCAGGGTAATATAAAATTAATTCAATCCCTTTATCTTGTGCTACTGATAAAAGCAATAAGATTATCGCATTGCATACACTTCTTAAATCAAACGGTGCTTTTTCAATATTAAGACTACCTGACTCGATTTTTGATATGTCCAAAATATCATTAATGATATCAAGAAGTGCCGTACTTGAAGACATAATAGTATTTGCAAAATTCTTTTGCTTATCATCAAGCTTCGTACGCAAAAGTAATGATACCATTCCCATTATCCCATTCATGGGTGTTCGTATTTCATGGCTCATATTAGCAAGGAACTCACTCTTTGCCTTATTAGCTTTTTCAGATACTATTACAGCCTCTTGGAGGCTTTTTTCACGCTTTGAAATATTATGAATCATTTCGTTAAAATAATCTACCAAGTCTCCGATTTCATCAGAATACATTTTTTCTACTCGAATATCGTAGTTGCCTGTATTTGAAATTAACTCCGATGTTTGCAACAAGTTTCTGACAGGGTTTGTAATAATCTTTCTGAAAAACGTAATAAGTATTAAACTTAACATAACAGCAATTACAGCTGCGATAACCGCATAAATGATAAATTTTGTTACCGTATTCTTTATATGACTCAAATCTGAATAAATATATAAAGTACCAACTAAATAATCTCTGTATAAAATAGGCTCTGATAACGCAAAACCGTTTTTATCCTGCACTAAATCTTTATTGATATCTTCAGGACACTGCATCTTGCTACTTTTACGTAAATATGATGCTACTAACTCATCGTATTCTCCATATAAACAGGCAGCCTTAATAGATAATTTTGCAGAAAGAGATTCTAGCTTTTTCTTTGCAAGATTTCTATTGTCATGGATAAGAGGGTCAATATTACTTTCTCCTACAATATTGAGTAAAAGATTTATTTCTTTAAGAGAAGATTCCTTCATTGATTTTGTATAGTAGATGATAAAAAAGATACTTAGCATCATTATACTAATTGTACCTATCGCAGTTACAAGAAGCGCTAATTTATTTTTTATAGATAAGTTAAGTACTTTATTTACAAACACCATTCATATAACGAAATAAATTTTAGAATATAAATTTAACAATTGCTTGGGGGGCGTGCTCTTCTATGCCATTGACACCAAATTTATTATGCCAATACTGGTATTCTAGTCCACCATACAACCTATTTGGCTTATTCCAAACATCACCTATATCAAGAAGGAATTGTGGAACTATAGTTAGGTTTTCTTCCAAATTATCTTCCCCACCTGCCCAATCAGCAAAACCGTTAATAGTCATTTTTCGGTTTCCTATAGGAAACCGGTAGTCCCAAACAGCACTAATCTGATAAGTTGAGCCGCTTAAATTTTCGTTATCACGCACATACCCATTTAACATAAAATAACTAAATCCTGGTATTTTAACATTTGTGCCCAGTCCGTATAAATACACTCTGATATTGTCACTGCCGAATTCAAGCTGTGTCGCAATCAACACATCATTTATAATCCCATAGTCTAGTTGCTTATCTAGAACCTTGCCCAAACTTATCCGCGGATGTAATTCCCCATATACCTTTGTACTGGAGTTTTCCAAGAAACTTATGTCAGTAAAAAAGAATGTATCCCCATACTCCCAACCATTTGCATGCTCAAATGTTATAATTTCCCGGTCTTGATCGCCAAGCTGATAGTTTCCTCCATGAGAAAAAGTAATACTATTAGATTGCCAGTTATCCGCATATGCAATATTTGATGTTAAGCAAATCAAAGAGCATATGGTGCATGTTTTTAATAATTTTAAGATAGGTATAACAATCCTCATTTTTAAAACTCCAATATTTAACTTATATATGTATATAACAAACAATATTTAATTTATATATGTATACAATGCAATTACTAGTTGATTATTTATCGCAGTATCTATAACTTTAGTAAGTATATAATAATATGTAACAAATATTTAGAGACCTCGAGTGACTAAAGAAAAATCCGATCCCGGCAAATGGTTTGAAGCTTTTCAAAACAACACCAACCAAAAACAATTAACAAAGCAATTATTGGCCGGCTTTCTTAGTAAAGCATTTCCAGGCAAAAAAGACTTGAAGCTTTTGGATATAGGTTGTGCTAGTGCATCGCTAACATCAGATGTTATTAAAGATTTAGGTAATACCAATATATTCTATATTGGTATTGACGGCGAAGAGGAAGCTCTATCCGAGGCTAGGTTGAATTTAGTATCAAGTAAAGTTACAAATCCAACTCTTATTAAAGGTGACTGTTTTTCAAAGGGCATACAAAAAGATTTACCCGAAATTGACGTGATGCTTGCATCTCATGTAGGGTACTACGCGAAAGACGTTGCAGAATTTACGGGTGACTATATGGATAAATTATCACCGAAAGGTGTAGCTGTCTTTATTCATGATGCACCTGAGTCCGACATAAACCAGCTGCGTACCGATTTTGCAGCCAATATAAAACTCAATACAGCATCAGTTATGGAAGAGAATTTGAGAGATAATTATGACATGCGTGCTTTATCATATAAAACATTATTACAATTTCCTGAGAATATGAATCAATTATGGGAACCACTAGAGACCCGAGATGCATCCCATATTCCGAATTTTGAAGTGGCAAAACATTTGCTGGAGTTTGTAGTTCAACAGCCTCTTGAAAAATTGAAGAAAGAAGGAGAGCTGCCCAAATATCTAGATAATGTTAAGGAAAAATTAGGTAATCAAAATAATTGTCTCATTATACGCAGTCGTTTGCAGGTTGCCGTAAGAAAAGATCATGAAACCGGGTTTGAAGGACAATTGGGGGAAGCCTTTGAGTCTTTGAAAGAAAACGCTCAGGGTTTAGAAAAAATAACTACAACACCGCAAGAAAGCAAGATAATGAAAGTAGCATAAGAACAAAATGTTGGGTATAAAATGATAAAAAGAATCTTTTTGGTGTTTTTGATACAGTTTTTATTTATTAGTATTTCTTCAAGAGTCGAAGCTAAAGAAATAAAAGTAGCTGTAGGTTTTGCAGTTGCGCCATATATAATAGCTGATACCCAAAGCGGCATTGAACTTGATATCATTCGAGAAGCTCTGGAATATAAAGGGTATAGCATGAAAACCATTCATGTTCCTTTTATAGAAATTGATCGGGCAATTATTGACAAGGGTGCAGATGCTATAGCCACAGTTGAGGAAAAGATAGGTATTGACGGTCATTTCTCTGATCACGTAATTACATATACTAATTATGCAATATCTTTAGCTTCTAAAAACCTAACCATTAATTCAATAGACGATTTAATAGATAAAAAAGTTACATCATTTCAATTATCAACAAAATATTTAGGACATAAGTTTGCTGAGATGGCAGAGGCGAATCCACGCTTTAGGGAAAAAGAAAAACATACATTGTCAATAAAAGTGTTATTTAACGAGCAGTCGGATGTCGCTATTATGGATAAGAATATTTTTCTTTATTATAGCAAAGATGTAAAAGATGAAGCTGATACCACCAAACCTGTCATATATCATGACATATTTCCTGCTAATGAATATAAAGTAGTCTTCAAGGATAAAGATGTTCGTGATGATTTTAATGAAGGCTTAAAGCACCTCAAAGATTCAGGTCGTTATCAGCAAATATATAATAAATATTTAAAATAATATCTTATACGAAAGGTAATTCATGCAAGCAAAAAACTATAAACAAGAAGAACAAAAAATTGGCAATGAATCTTACGATGAAAGATTCGCAACCTTCTTAAAAAATACAAACCAGAAAACTTTAACTGCCAAGATTTTGGAGAGCTTATTTACTGAAACTTCTAAAAACACAGATATTGCAAAAGATGGATCTTTATCCGTAATGGATGTTGGCTGTGGTGAAGGCACATTAGCAAAACAATTAATACCTAAACTACAAAAAGCATTTAAAGATACTTCTATCAGTTATACAGGCTTGGACTATAATGATAATTTTGTAAAAAAGTTCGTAGAAGAATTGAAGGAGTTTCCTGGTGTTAACATAAGTGCCAAGAAAGCTGACGCTTTTAATAATGAGCCACTTGAAGCAGAGAAGGCAGATATTATTGTCGCATCACATATGATTTACCATAGCTATAATACATCCGATAAAGAAGAGTCTAACAAAAAGGCTGGCAATTTTGTTGGCAAGATCATGAACAAGCTCAATAATAACGGTATAGGGATCATGATACATGAGGCTGGAAGTTCAGATATGCGTCAAATTGGTACCAATTATGGTTCACCCCTTATGCCAAATGCTACAGATACCATCGCCGGAATATGCAAAGATAGCAACACTAGACTTGCAACCATTCCATTCGAAGCAAGATTAAATTTTCCAACTCTTACAGCGAAGCAATGGGATGACTTAAAAACTGTTCCTGGCATGCAAAAGGCTAAATATAACAGTGATATGAAAGAAGCTGTGAATCTCTTGGGCTTTATAGTACAACGTGATTTGTCTGATTTGGAAAATGAAAAAAAACTACCTGATTTTGTAAATAGCGTGCAAGATAAAATAAAGGATAATGGAGGTTCTCTTGTGATTCGCTCGGAAATACAAATTCTATTATCTAAGGGTATAAGTAAAGACTTTGAGAAAGCGATTGAGGAATGCTCAAGCTGCTTAAATGAAGAATCTACTTTCGCTGCTAAATCAAGTAAGTCTACTGGACATATTTTATAGGCTCCAACTCGTTCTTTATCGGCGGAATAGGCTTGGAATGATTTGAGCAGGTGGCTAACACGCCTTTTGAATATT comes from the Pseudomonadota bacterium genome and includes:
- a CDS encoding DUF5020 family protein translates to MRIVIPILKLLKTCTICSLICLTSNIAYADNWQSNSITFSHGGNYQLGDQDREIITFEHANGWEYGDTFFFTDISFLENSSTKVYGELHPRISLGKVLDKQLDYGIINDVLIATQLEFGSDNIRVYLYGLGTNVKIPGFSYFMLNGYVRDNENLSGSTYQISAVWDYRFPIGNRKMTINGFADWAGGEDNLEENLTIVPQFLLDIGDVWNKPNRLYGGLEYQYWHNKFGVNGIEEHAPQAIVKFIF
- a CDS encoding response regulator codes for the protein MVFVNKVLNLSIKNKLALLVTAIGTISIMMLSIFFIIYYTKSMKESSLKEINLLLNIVGESNIDPLIHDNRNLAKKKLESLSAKLSIKAACLYGEYDELVASYLRKSSKMQCPEDINKDLVQDKNGFALSEPILYRDYLVGTLYIYSDLSHIKNTVTKFIIYAVIAAVIAVMLSLILITFFRKIITNPVRNLLQTSELISNTGNYDIRVEKMYSDEIGDLVDYFNEMIHNISKREKSLQEAVIVSEKANKAKSEFLANMSHEIRTPMNGIMGMVSLLLRTKLDDKQKNFANTIMSSSTALLDIINDILDISKIESGSLNIEKAPFDLRSVCNAIILLLLSVAQDKGIELILYYPAKSPSHFEGDSKHIRQILFNLVGNAIKFTDKGYVSLIIRIITDNNDNYAHISFEVKDTGVGIAKDQQKTIFDKFIQADASTTRIYGGTGLGLAIAYNLVKLMGGELVVDSDKNKGSTFSFTIQLKKSKEITPVETLLKLGDNDVLDGIKILIVDDVELNCVIIQEHLNTIPNISLESSQFPKRALDVIMENCACGNSFDIAIIDYLMPEIDGIEFAKIIREKVGKDILLIALSSVVNCDISRFEKAGFNAFLSKPVHGDSLISILQKLYSLHKDGLLDGIKTEHFFYDIKPLNDDLSIIDEDDVKGNTDITNENDSNQVLLVEDNRVNQMVAKQMLEDCGCVVTIANNGKEAVDVVKVKRFDLILMDCQMPIMDGYQATKLILEHYRDNQYLCPPIIALTANALVGDKEICLNAGMTDFLPKPITIEKIEDTLRKLRDTSE
- a CDS encoding IS3 family transposase, with product MKEFQGVFPVSEMCKILHVARSRYYAWCKNPLSKRAYYNALLTQKIKAIFVEGRENYGTRSIQSRLQQRGIKISRKRIARLMQLSGLQCKIKHKFKVTTDSNHTRYIAPNLLQRQFYADAANRVWAGDITYIPTKNGFLYLATVMDLYSRKIVGWSMNTSLKSSLVNDALTMAIWSRKPGKGLIWHSDRGSQYCAKSHRAILQDHKIIQSMSRKGDCWDNATSESFFSTLKREIPQMNNFANQKQAKAAIFEYIEGFYNRIRAHSTIGYSSPAEFEEDARIIKKAVR
- a CDS encoding methyltransferase domain-containing protein; this encodes MTKEKSDPGKWFEAFQNNTNQKQLTKQLLAGFLSKAFPGKKDLKLLDIGCASASLTSDVIKDLGNTNIFYIGIDGEEEALSEARLNLVSSKVTNPTLIKGDCFSKGIQKDLPEIDVMLASHVGYYAKDVAEFTGDYMDKLSPKGVAVFIHDAPESDINQLRTDFAANIKLNTASVMEENLRDNYDMRALSYKTLLQFPENMNQLWEPLETRDASHIPNFEVAKHLLEFVVQQPLEKLKKEGELPKYLDNVKEKLGNQNNCLIIRSRLQVAVRKDHETGFEGQLGEAFESLKENAQGLEKITTTPQESKIMKVA
- a CDS encoding transporter substrate-binding domain-containing protein, which encodes MIKRIFLVFLIQFLFISISSRVEAKEIKVAVGFAVAPYIIADTQSGIELDIIREALEYKGYSMKTIHVPFIEIDRAIIDKGADAIATVEEKIGIDGHFSDHVITYTNYAISLASKNLTINSIDDLIDKKVTSFQLSTKYLGHKFAEMAEANPRFREKEKHTLSIKVLFNEQSDVAIMDKNIFLYYSKDVKDEADTTKPVIYHDIFPANEYKVVFKDKDVRDDFNEGLKHLKDSGRYQQIYNKYLK
- a CDS encoding class I SAM-dependent methyltransferase: MQAKNYKQEEQKIGNESYDERFATFLKNTNQKTLTAKILESLFTETSKNTDIAKDGSLSVMDVGCGEGTLAKQLIPKLQKAFKDTSISYTGLDYNDNFVKKFVEELKEFPGVNISAKKADAFNNEPLEAEKADIIVASHMIYHSYNTSDKEESNKKAGNFVGKIMNKLNNNGIGIMIHEAGSSDMRQIGTNYGSPLMPNATDTIAGICKDSNTRLATIPFEARLNFPTLTAKQWDDLKTVPGMQKAKYNSDMKEAVNLLGFIVQRDLSDLENEKKLPDFVNSVQDKIKDNGGSLVIRSEIQILLSKGISKDFEKAIEECSSCLNEESTFAAKSSKSTGHIL
- a CDS encoding mechanosensitive ion channel, translated to MFAEFLNQEKLIEYITLYGVKFLLAIVILVVGLMVIKYVTKATVAVMKKVKMDDVLVSFFSKIVKALLMAFVIIASVGQLGVDTTSLAAMIAAAGLAIGLALQGSLSNFAAGVMIIATRPFKIGDYVEVSGVGGAITDLSIYNTILVTPDNKVITIPNSKITSENIINFSARDTRRVDMVFGISYSDDIKKAKKVINKVIKDDSRILAEPEPLVAVSALADSSVNFNVRPWVKKEDYWNVYFDMHENIKIAFDKEGITIPFPQRELHVHNLKK
- a CDS encoding transposase; protein product: MTKKRSFYSPEFKNQAISLVREANHSASEVARELGINVNTLYNWLSSVTDESIKNPVNDNIVAENKRLKKALAQAELERDILKKAAAYFAKEIQ